From one Gemmatimonadota bacterium genomic stretch:
- a CDS encoding DinB family protein: MHRRAHGFGILLVALALPACSGGDGSNAADAAPAGEATAMAVADNVTGSLKGLYDMTSQNLKATAEKVPENLYGYQPTEEVRTMGQILAHVAGAQFMFCAGAAGEDSPNAENFEETRTTKAQIIEALDMGIEYCNQVYANMSDARGQEMVPFFGNDMAVSGVLAFNTAHNYEHYGNLVTYMRINGIVPPSSAGGM; this comes from the coding sequence ATGCACCGACGCGCACATGGATTCGGGATCCTGCTGGTCGCCCTGGCCCTGCCCGCCTGCTCGGGCGGCGATGGCTCCAACGCGGCCGACGCCGCGCCGGCGGGCGAAGCCACGGCCATGGCGGTCGCGGACAACGTCACCGGCTCGCTCAAGGGCCTGTACGACATGACGTCGCAGAACTTGAAGGCGACGGCCGAGAAGGTCCCCGAGAACCTCTACGGCTATCAGCCGACGGAAGAGGTCCGCACCATGGGGCAGATCCTGGCCCACGTGGCCGGGGCGCAGTTCATGTTCTGCGCGGGTGCGGCGGGCGAAGACAGCCCCAACGCGGAGAACTTCGAGGAGACCCGCACGACCAAGGCGCAGATCATCGAGGCCCTGGACATGGGGATCGAGTACTGCAACCAGGTCTACGCGAACATGTCGGACGCGCGGGGTCAGGAGATGGTCCCGTTCTTCGGCAACGACATGGCGGTGTCCGGCGTGCTCGCCTTCAACACCGCACACAACTACGAGCACTACGGCAACCTGGTCACCTACATGCGCATCAACGGGATCGTGCCGCCGTCCTCCGCGGGCGGCATGTAA
- a CDS encoding DUF6174 domain-containing protein has translation MSLRLVLLAGALAAGLAGCDILDPDTERERLEEAQERWADRGIDEYRIDVQRLCFCAADVSRWVRVTVRNGVVASRTYVDDGTPVLGDPTLFPDVDGLFEVIDDALDQDAHELEVAYDPVYGIPLVIAIDYLEFAVDEELTLRSQDFQLLDGGGGRGFQPLP, from the coding sequence ATGTCCCTGCGACTCGTGCTGCTCGCCGGCGCCCTCGCGGCCGGCCTCGCCGGCTGCGACATCCTCGATCCCGACACCGAGCGGGAGCGGCTCGAGGAGGCGCAGGAGCGCTGGGCCGACCGGGGCATCGACGAGTATCGCATCGACGTGCAACGGCTCTGCTTCTGCGCGGCCGACGTCTCGCGCTGGGTGCGGGTGACGGTCCGGAACGGTGTGGTCGCGTCGCGCACCTACGTGGACGACGGCACGCCGGTCCTGGGGGACCCGACCCTGTTCCCGGACGTGGACGGGCTGTTCGAGGTGATCGACGATGCGCTCGACCAGGACGCGCACGAGCTGGAGGTCGCGTACGATCCGGTCTACGGGATCCCGCTGGTGATCGCCATCGACTACCTGGAGTTCGCCGTGGACGAGGAGCTCACGCTCCGGTCCCAGGACTTCCAGCTGCTGGACGGGGGAGGCGGGCGCGGCTTCCAACCCCTTCCCTGA
- the menB gene encoding 1,4-dihydroxy-2-naphthoyl-CoA synthase: MTKPDWQKVKDYEDITYHKSNGVARIAFNRPEVRNAFRPETLFELSEAFRDANEDTSIGVVLLTGNGPAEDGKYSFCSGGDQRVRGEAGYVGRDGVPRLNVLELQRFMRTMPKPVIALVAGYAIGGGHVLHVVCDLTIAADNAIFGQTGPKVGSFDGGFGASYLARIIGQKKAREIWYLCRQYDAQEALEMGLVNKVVPVDQLEAEGWQWAQEILDKSPLAIRCLKAAFNADVDGQTGLQELAGNATLLFYMTEQGQEGKNAFLEKRPPDFRRYPWLP; the protein is encoded by the coding sequence ATGACGAAGCCCGACTGGCAGAAGGTCAAGGACTACGAGGACATCACGTACCACAAGAGCAACGGGGTCGCGCGCATCGCGTTCAACCGACCCGAGGTGCGCAACGCGTTTCGGCCCGAGACGCTCTTCGAGCTCTCCGAGGCGTTCCGCGACGCGAACGAGGACACCTCCATCGGCGTGGTGCTGCTCACCGGGAACGGGCCGGCCGAAGACGGCAAGTACTCGTTCTGCTCGGGCGGCGACCAGCGTGTGCGCGGCGAGGCCGGATACGTGGGCCGCGACGGCGTGCCGCGTCTGAACGTGCTGGAGCTTCAGCGTTTCATGCGCACCATGCCGAAGCCGGTCATCGCGCTCGTGGCGGGCTACGCGATCGGCGGCGGACACGTGCTGCACGTGGTGTGCGACCTGACCATCGCGGCGGACAACGCGATCTTCGGTCAGACCGGTCCCAAGGTCGGCAGCTTCGACGGCGGCTTCGGCGCGTCCTACCTCGCGCGCATCATCGGACAGAAGAAGGCGCGCGAGATCTGGTACCTCTGCCGTCAGTACGATGCGCAGGAGGCACTGGAGATGGGCCTCGTGAACAAGGTGGTCCCGGTGGATCAGCTCGAGGCCGAGGGCTGGCAGTGGGCGCAGGAGATCCTGGACAAGAGCCCGCTGGCCATCCGCTGCCTGAAGGCCGCGTTCAACGCCGACGTGGACGGACAGACGGGGCTGCAGGAGCTCGCGGGCAACGCGACCCTGCTGTTCTACATGACCGAGCAGGGACAGGAAGGGAAGAACGCCTTCCTGGAGAAGCGGCCGCCGGACTTCCGCCGGTACCCGTGGTTGCCCTGA
- the menD gene encoding 2-succinyl-5-enolpyruvyl-6-hydroxy-3-cyclohexene-1-carboxylic-acid synthase: MIEELTRAGVEHVSIAPGSRSTPLVLALAAADVFTLHVHLDERSAAFFALGVGKATRRPAAVVTTSGTAAANLLPAVVEASQSETPLLLLTADRPIALRGADANQAIDQVRLFGGYVRAFFECAHPEVEDRALRHLRQTAARAVALAMGPDPGPVHLNVPFAKPLEPTPVPGDLPERFADEHPRAASGRAEGGAYTQVVTPRVAVDEPTVRLLAQAVSGASRGLLVAGPALDDRRTARALEKARALSDFPLLADPLSGARRTHLLQTPAVAAYDLFLGRGSVRDALAPDLVLRFGASPTSQRLLDWLEALDVPQIVIDPGARWKDHLAVATTLVRADPLEAMEALAGALKGGWSHPAWNARWAAADEAARTALAEAFAGEAFEGLVAARVADALPDGATLFVSNSMPIRDVDAYVLPAARDLRILGNRGASGIDGIVSTAFGVASSAAGPTAALVGDLAFVHDMNGLLAAREEGAALVLVLVHNDGGGIFHRLPIRTHEPEFTRFFATPHGLDFRHAAALYDLPFSSVAAADVGDAVRAALAAGGVRIVEVRTDRDAVHRRQRAVADAVQDAVERALSHEPTRG; this comes from the coding sequence TTGATCGAGGAGCTGACACGCGCCGGAGTGGAGCACGTCTCGATCGCGCCGGGCTCGCGCTCGACGCCGCTGGTGCTGGCGCTGGCCGCCGCGGACGTGTTCACGCTGCACGTACACCTGGACGAGCGCTCGGCCGCGTTCTTCGCGCTGGGGGTGGGGAAGGCCACGCGCCGGCCCGCCGCTGTGGTGACCACGTCCGGCACGGCCGCGGCCAACCTGCTGCCCGCGGTGGTGGAGGCATCCCAGTCCGAGACCCCGCTGCTGCTCCTGACCGCGGATCGTCCGATTGCGCTCCGGGGAGCGGACGCCAACCAGGCCATCGATCAGGTCCGCCTGTTCGGCGGATACGTGCGCGCGTTCTTCGAGTGCGCGCACCCGGAGGTGGAGGATCGGGCGCTCCGGCACCTGCGGCAGACCGCAGCGCGCGCGGTGGCGCTGGCCATGGGACCGGATCCGGGGCCCGTGCACCTGAACGTGCCGTTCGCCAAGCCGCTGGAGCCGACGCCGGTGCCCGGCGATCTGCCGGAGCGGTTCGCCGACGAGCACCCGCGCGCGGCCTCGGGTCGCGCGGAGGGCGGAGCGTATACGCAGGTGGTCACGCCGCGGGTGGCGGTGGACGAGCCCACCGTCCGCTTGCTGGCGCAGGCCGTGAGCGGCGCCAGTCGCGGGCTGCTGGTGGCGGGACCGGCACTGGACGATCGACGCACGGCGCGCGCCCTGGAGAAGGCACGTGCGCTGTCCGACTTCCCGCTGTTGGCGGACCCGTTGTCCGGCGCGCGGCGCACGCACCTGCTGCAGACGCCGGCCGTCGCGGCCTACGACCTCTTCCTCGGTCGCGGGTCGGTGCGGGACGCGCTCGCGCCCGACCTGGTGCTGCGCTTCGGGGCCAGCCCTACCTCGCAGCGATTGCTCGACTGGTTGGAGGCGCTCGACGTGCCGCAGATCGTGATCGATCCTGGTGCGCGCTGGAAGGACCATCTGGCGGTGGCCACGACGCTCGTGCGCGCCGATCCGCTCGAGGCCATGGAGGCGCTCGCGGGTGCGCTCAAGGGCGGCTGGAGCCATCCCGCCTGGAACGCGCGCTGGGCGGCCGCGGACGAGGCGGCCCGGACGGCGCTCGCGGAGGCCTTTGCCGGCGAAGCGTTCGAGGGCCTGGTGGCGGCCCGGGTGGCCGACGCGCTGCCGGACGGCGCGACATTGTTCGTGTCCAACAGCATGCCGATCCGGGACGTGGACGCCTACGTGCTCCCCGCCGCGCGCGACCTGCGCATCCTGGGCAATCGGGGCGCGAGCGGGATCGACGGGATCGTCTCCACCGCGTTCGGTGTGGCGTCGTCGGCGGCGGGCCCGACGGCCGCCCTGGTGGGGGACCTCGCGTTCGTGCACGACATGAACGGGCTGTTGGCCGCCCGCGAGGAGGGGGCCGCGCTCGTCCTGGTGCTGGTGCACAACGACGGAGGGGGGATCTTCCACCGCCTGCCCATCCGCACGCACGAGCCCGAGTTCACCCGGTTCTTCGCGACGCCTCACGGCCTGGACTTCCGCCACGCGGCGGCGCTGTACGATCTTCCCTTCTCGTCGGTGGCCGCAGCGGACGTGGGCGATGCCGTCCGCGCTGCGCTGGCCGCCGGAGGGGTCCGCATCGTCGAGGTGCGGACCGACCGCGACGCCGTCCACCGCCGCCAACGCGCGGTGGCCGATGCGGTGCAGGATGCGGTGGAGCGAGCCCTGTCCCACGAACCGACTCGAGGATGA
- a CDS encoding MoaD/ThiS family protein, translating to MSASPENASRKDVARIRVELPTPLRTLARIQGSVEVEVEGTPTTGGVLDAVEARFPALRGTVRDQRTGRRRDFIRFFACNRDLSHESPDAPLPAAVAEGREPLLVVGAMAGG from the coding sequence GTGAGCGCGTCACCGGAGAACGCATCGAGGAAGGACGTTGCGCGCATCCGCGTGGAGCTGCCAACGCCGCTCCGCACCCTGGCGCGCATCCAGGGATCCGTGGAGGTCGAGGTGGAAGGAACCCCCACTACGGGCGGCGTGCTCGACGCCGTTGAAGCGCGCTTCCCGGCGTTGCGGGGGACGGTTCGCGATCAGCGCACCGGTCGACGGCGCGACTTCATCCGCTTCTTCGCGTGCAACCGCGATCTGTCGCACGAGTCGCCGGACGCGCCCTTGCCGGCTGCCGTGGCCGAAGGCCGCGAGCCGCTCCTGGTGGTGGGGGCGATGGCGGGAGGCTAG
- the tyrS gene encoding tyrosine--tRNA ligase has protein sequence MDLLEELRWRGMLQDATEGAADTLASGPQTVYIGFDPTASSLHVGSLLTIMGLVHAQRAGHSPIALVGGGTGLIGDPSGKSQERQLLSRAQVEENVEGIHAQLERFLDFDARANPARMANNLDWLGSLPLLDFLRDTGKHFSINALLNKESIRRRVQSDEVGLSYTEFSYVLLQAYDFLALHERYGCTGQMGGSDQWGNITAGTDLIRRVKGARAWGVVWPLMTTASGVKFGKTEAGTVWLDPERTSPFRFYQFWLNTDDADAVRWLKAFTLFDRSRVEELEGALAADPAGRAAQRALAEDVTRRVHGEDGLARARKATDVLFGGTLEGLGAAEIADIFADVPAADVPRAHLSGEGRPILDLLAETGVTPSKGEARRAVEGGGIYVNGVRVDGIERSVTLDDAIEGRFLVLRRGKKNHHLVRVVG, from the coding sequence ATGGATCTCCTCGAAGAACTCCGTTGGCGCGGCATGCTGCAGGACGCGACCGAAGGTGCGGCCGACACCCTCGCGTCGGGTCCGCAGACGGTCTACATCGGGTTCGATCCCACGGCGTCCTCGCTCCACGTCGGGAGCCTGCTCACGATCATGGGGCTCGTGCACGCGCAGCGCGCCGGGCACTCGCCCATCGCGCTGGTCGGCGGGGGCACCGGCCTGATCGGCGATCCGTCCGGCAAGAGCCAGGAGCGTCAGCTCCTCTCGCGCGCGCAGGTCGAGGAGAACGTCGAAGGCATCCACGCGCAGCTCGAGCGCTTCCTCGACTTCGACGCGCGCGCGAACCCCGCGCGCATGGCCAACAACCTCGACTGGTTGGGGAGCCTCCCGCTCCTGGATTTCCTGCGGGACACGGGCAAGCACTTTTCCATCAACGCCCTGCTCAACAAGGAGTCCATCCGCCGACGCGTGCAGTCGGACGAGGTGGGCCTGTCCTACACCGAGTTCAGCTACGTGCTGCTGCAGGCCTACGACTTCCTGGCGCTCCACGAGCGCTACGGCTGCACGGGGCAGATGGGCGGGAGCGACCAGTGGGGCAACATCACGGCCGGCACGGATCTGATCCGGCGGGTGAAGGGCGCGCGGGCCTGGGGGGTGGTGTGGCCGCTCATGACCACCGCCTCCGGTGTGAAGTTCGGCAAGACGGAGGCGGGCACCGTGTGGTTGGATCCGGAGCGCACATCGCCGTTCCGCTTCTACCAGTTCTGGTTGAACACGGACGATGCCGACGCCGTGCGCTGGCTCAAGGCGTTCACGCTGTTCGATCGCTCGCGCGTCGAGGAGCTGGAGGGTGCCCTGGCCGCGGACCCGGCCGGTCGAGCCGCCCAACGCGCGCTGGCGGAGGACGTCACGCGGCGCGTGCACGGGGAGGACGGGCTCGCGCGCGCCCGCAAGGCCACCGACGTGCTGTTCGGCGGCACCCTGGAGGGCCTCGGGGCAGCGGAGATCGCGGATATCTTCGCGGACGTGCCGGCGGCGGACGTGCCGCGTGCTCACCTCTCGGGCGAAGGGCGGCCGATCCTCGACCTGCTCGCCGAGACCGGTGTGACCCCTTCCAAAGGCGAAGCGCGTCGCGCCGTCGAGGGCGGCGGGATCTACGTCAACGGTGTGCGCGTGGACGGCATCGAGCGCAGCGTCACCCTCGACGATGCCATCGAGGGCCGCTTCCTCGTGCTGCGGCGCGGCAAGAAGAACCACCACCTCGTGCGCGTGGTGGGTTGA
- a CDS encoding exo-alpha-sialidase produces MSRVRVLVGTKKGGFVLSADGSRKQWDVQGPFFAGWEIYHMKGSAVEPNRIWASQSSGWFGQTVQRSDDGGATWETVGNDFAYDGVPGTHQWYDGTPHPWEFKRVWHFEPSRTDADTVYAGVEDAALFRSTDGGQTWSELSGLRGHGSGPHWQPGAGGMCLHTILLDPADAQRMFVAISAAGAFRTDDGGASWKPINKGLKSQGIPAPEAEVGHCVHRIAQHPDRPNVLFMQKHWDVMRSDDGGDTWHEVSGNLPSDFGFPIEVHTHEPDTVYVVPIKSDGEHYPPEGKLRVYRSRTGGNEWEALTRGLPQENCFVNVLRDAMAVDALDSCGIYFGTTGGQVYLSPDGGDHWDAIVRDLPSVLSVEVQTLP; encoded by the coding sequence ATGAGTCGGGTGCGGGTCCTGGTGGGCACGAAGAAGGGTGGGTTCGTCCTGTCGGCGGACGGCAGCCGGAAGCAGTGGGACGTGCAGGGGCCCTTCTTCGCCGGGTGGGAGATCTACCATATGAAGGGTTCGGCCGTGGAACCGAACCGCATCTGGGCCTCGCAGAGCAGCGGGTGGTTCGGTCAGACCGTGCAGCGCTCCGACGACGGCGGTGCGACCTGGGAGACGGTCGGCAACGACTTCGCCTACGACGGCGTGCCCGGCACCCACCAGTGGTACGACGGCACGCCCCACCCGTGGGAGTTCAAGCGCGTCTGGCACTTCGAGCCCTCGCGCACGGATGCCGACACCGTCTATGCCGGTGTCGAGGACGCGGCGCTCTTCCGCTCCACCGACGGCGGTCAGACCTGGAGCGAGCTGTCGGGCCTCCGAGGTCATGGCTCCGGCCCGCACTGGCAGCCGGGAGCGGGTGGAATGTGCCTGCACACGATCCTGCTCGATCCGGCGGACGCCCAGCGCATGTTCGTGGCCATCTCCGCAGCGGGGGCCTTCCGGACGGACGACGGGGGTGCCAGCTGGAAGCCGATCAACAAAGGACTCAAATCGCAGGGCATCCCGGCGCCCGAGGCCGAGGTCGGGCACTGCGTGCACCGCATCGCCCAGCATCCGGATCGACCCAACGTGCTGTTCATGCAGAAGCACTGGGACGTGATGCGGAGCGACGACGGTGGCGACACGTGGCACGAAGTGAGCGGCAACCTCCCCTCCGACTTCGGCTTCCCCATCGAGGTGCACACGCACGAGCCCGACACGGTCTACGTGGTCCCCATCAAGAGCGATGGCGAGCACTATCCGCCGGAGGGCAAGCTCCGCGTCTATCGCAGCCGAACGGGCGGGAACGAGTGGGAGGCCCTCACACGGGGACTTCCCCAGGAGAACTGCTTCGTCAACGTGTTGCGGGACGCGATGGCGGTGGATGCGCTCGATTCCTGTGGTATCTACTTCGGCACCACGGGAGGGCAGGTCTACCTGTCACCCGATGGAGGCGACCACTGGGACGCGATCGTGCGTGATCTGCCGTCGGTGCTGTCGGTGGAAGTGCAGACGCTGCCGTGA
- a CDS encoding AMP-binding protein, whose translation MSPAAFPISGPGFAWSAAEVADRVAGRAAALAADLHPGRPWPVPAGQTAADVIEALAVWAAGGVLAPLHPDLPPAQRDRALGALEACPALPEGSAAVVWTSGTSGRPTGVVLGWAGLEHVARSAGTRLGVGSEDVWAHTLSPATMGGLATLVRARTLGHGLRVEGPFRAEGLSAALDSGAVTFASLVPIMLDRLLQARRGRPFPHIVRGLLLGGAATPRSLVEAALALDAPLFLTYGMTEASSQVATAGPDLVRAVPGTVGAPLDGVEVRIGAGGVIQVRSPGLALARIVADPVAPVPDPGPRMPDTGAPVPDTGPPVPDPGPPVPDPGPRMPDTGAPVPDPRPPVVPEGQPGGGQATAAPRLEPLASTDGWYRTGDLGHLDGEGRLFVTGRAAERIISGGATVDPLSVEGVLLHHPDVADVCVVGAADPEWGERVVALLVPAPGSAQEALADRLTTFARLGLRPPERPRDWVFVDVLPRNRGGKLDRREALRIVRERLG comes from the coding sequence ATGTCGCCCGCCGCCTTCCCGATCTCCGGCCCCGGCTTCGCCTGGTCGGCGGCCGAGGTGGCGGACCGGGTGGCCGGGCGGGCCGCCGCCCTGGCGGCGGACCTCCACCCGGGTCGGCCGTGGCCGGTCCCCGCCGGCCAGACCGCCGCCGACGTGATCGAGGCCCTGGCCGTGTGGGCGGCGGGCGGCGTCCTGGCTCCGCTCCACCCCGATCTCCCCCCGGCCCAACGAGACCGGGCCCTGGGCGCACTGGAGGCCTGCCCGGCCCTCCCCGAGGGCAGCGCCGCCGTGGTGTGGACGTCGGGCACGTCGGGTCGGCCGACCGGGGTCGTGCTCGGCTGGGCCGGCCTGGAGCACGTGGCGCGGAGCGCCGGCACGCGGCTGGGGGTCGGGTCCGAGGACGTGTGGGCCCACACGCTGTCGCCCGCCACCATGGGCGGGCTGGCCACGCTGGTGCGGGCCCGGACGCTGGGGCACGGCCTCCGGGTGGAGGGACCCTTCCGGGCGGAAGGGCTGTCGGCGGCCCTCGACTCTGGAGCGGTCACCTTCGCGTCCCTGGTGCCGATCATGCTCGACCGGCTCCTCCAGGCCCGGCGCGGCCGACCCTTCCCCCACATCGTCCGCGGCCTCCTGCTGGGTGGGGCCGCCACGCCGCGTTCGTTGGTCGAGGCCGCATTGGCCCTGGACGCGCCCCTGTTCCTCACCTACGGCATGACCGAGGCGAGCTCCCAGGTGGCCACCGCCGGGCCGGACCTGGTGCGCGCGGTGCCCGGCACGGTGGGCGCTCCCCTGGACGGCGTGGAGGTCCGGATCGGAGCGGGCGGGGTCATCCAGGTGAGGAGCCCGGGCCTGGCGCTGGCGCGGATCGTGGCGGACCCCGTGGCGCCGGTGCCGGACCCCGGGCCGCGGATGCCGGACACGGGGGCGCCGGTGCCGGACACGGGGCCGCCGGTGCCGGACCCTGGGCCGCCGGTGCCGGACCCTGGGCCGCGGATGCCGGACACGGGGGCGCCCGTCCCTGACCCCCGGCCGCCGGTCGTGCCGGAGGGCCAGCCGGGCGGGGGCCAGGCGACCGCCGCCCCCCGACTGGAGCCTCTCGCGTCGACCGACGGCTGGTACCGGACCGGCGACCTCGGGCATCTGGACGGGGAGGGCCGACTGTTCGTCACCGGCCGCGCCGCCGAGCGGATCATCAGCGGCGGGGCCACCGTGGACCCGCTCTCCGTGGAGGGCGTGCTGCTGCACCATCCGGACGTCGCCGACGTCTGCGTGGTGGGGGCGGCCGATCCGGAGTGGGGCGAGCGGGTGGTCGCCCTCCTGGTCCCGGCACCAGGCTCCGCACAGGAGGCGCTGGCGGACCGGCTCACAACCTTCGCGCGGCTCGGGCTGAGACCGCCCGAGCGCCCGCGCGACTGGGTCTTCGTGGACGTCCTGCCCCGCAACCGCGGCGGCAAGCTCGACCGGCGCGAGGCGCTGCGGATCGTCCGCGAACGACTCGGCTGA
- a CDS encoding isochorismate synthase, whose protein sequence is MAERSAPILNPVVPSGPAAGPPSPFVTESLRVARASPWLLLERFQGQPRGFWGRGGGWVAHGGAVAEWIPAADEPDRMAAARRWLAALSHRNGADGGSEPRVFGGFSFSAHRSPDPRWAAFPAARFQVPRVELRTDGEAYRLIGRAALREGDDDRAVRTALRAELEGLEGLLAEEASATAPPADVPSPTVPGSEADHAAWVARVERALTAIRAGRFRKVVLARSLTLDRARGVDALLATRRLYTPASEARVFLFEPEPGVALLGASPETLARVHDGEAYATAVAGSIRRGADAHADRAQAERLLSSEKDRREHDVVVQEVVEQLGAIGADVREDDAPHVLTLPGIHHLETRIRARLPGTVTVLDLIERLHPTPAVCGQPRAPALAFLEREEGFDRGWYGAPVGWLDARGNGVTAPALRCALLEGDRCHLFAGAGIVEGSDPEREWDETQLKLETAARALGRAG, encoded by the coding sequence TTGGCCGAGCGCAGCGCCCCCATCCTGAATCCCGTCGTCCCGAGCGGCCCGGCAGCCGGTCCGCCGTCGCCGTTCGTCACCGAATCGCTTCGGGTGGCGCGGGCCTCTCCCTGGCTCCTCCTGGAGCGCTTCCAGGGCCAGCCCCGCGGGTTCTGGGGGCGAGGCGGGGGCTGGGTGGCCCACGGTGGCGCCGTGGCCGAGTGGATCCCCGCCGCGGACGAGCCGGACCGCATGGCCGCCGCCCGGCGGTGGCTGGCGGCGCTCTCCCATCGGAACGGCGCGGACGGCGGCAGCGAGCCCCGCGTCTTCGGCGGCTTCTCGTTCTCGGCGCACCGGTCCCCGGATCCCCGGTGGGCGGCCTTCCCGGCCGCGCGCTTCCAGGTGCCGCGCGTCGAGCTGCGCACCGATGGGGAGGCCTATCGTCTGATCGGGCGGGCCGCGCTGAGGGAGGGAGACGACGACCGGGCGGTCCGCACCGCGCTCCGCGCGGAGCTGGAGGGGCTCGAGGGCTTGCTTGCGGAGGAGGCGTCGGCGACGGCGCCCCCGGCCGACGTGCCCTCGCCCACGGTGCCCGGATCGGAGGCGGACCACGCGGCCTGGGTGGCCCGCGTCGAGCGGGCGCTCACCGCCATCCGGGCGGGCCGTTTCCGGAAGGTGGTGCTCGCGCGCTCGCTCACGCTCGACCGCGCGCGGGGCGTGGACGCGCTGCTCGCGACGCGGCGGCTCTACACGCCCGCCTCCGAGGCCCGGGTGTTCCTGTTCGAGCCGGAGCCGGGCGTCGCCCTGCTCGGCGCATCGCCGGAGACCTTGGCGCGCGTGCACGACGGGGAGGCCTATGCCACTGCCGTGGCGGGCTCCATCCGCCGGGGTGCCGATGCGCACGCCGACCGCGCGCAGGCCGAGCGGCTGCTCTCGAGTGAGAAGGACCGCCGCGAGCACGACGTGGTCGTGCAGGAGGTGGTCGAACAGTTGGGCGCCATCGGCGCGGACGTGCGCGAGGACGATGCGCCCCACGTGCTCACGCTGCCGGGGATCCACCACCTGGAGACGCGCATCCGCGCGCGGCTGCCGGGCACGGTGACGGTGCTGGACCTGATCGAACGCCTGCATCCCACACCGGCGGTGTGCGGTCAGCCGCGCGCGCCCGCGCTCGCGTTCCTGGAGCGCGAGGAGGGCTTCGATCGGGGTTGGTACGGCGCGCCGGTGGGGTGGCTGGATGCGCGGGGGAACGGCGTCACCGCGCCTGCGCTGCGCTGTGCATTGCTGGAGGGAGACCGCTGCCATCTCTTCGCGGGCGCGGGCATCGTGGAGGGCTCCGATCCGGAGCGCGAATGGGACGAGACGCAGCTCAAGCTGGAGACGGCCGCGCGGGCATTGGGGCGGGCCGGGTGA
- a CDS encoding 1,4-dihydroxy-2-naphthoate polyprenyltransferase produces MLVAVDSVLVVDDSAVVAVDSVLVVGDSTLVVDESVLVVGSLSFVPEPPSLDPGAPLTSMASPQLWIQAARPKTLTAALAPVWIGIGYAAWQGQFRALPALAALVGAILIQIGTNFANDYYDHVRGGDTAERVGPVRVTQAGLIAPVAVRNAAFLTFGAAMAVGVYLVAVGGWPIVVIGLASVASGLAYTAGPFPLAYNGLGDLFVLVFFGPVAVGGTYWVQALEWRGDLLVAGLGVGALSTAILAANNLRDLETDRVAGKRTLPVLLGRGAGRAEYALMVAVGAAALIGGVLTAGWPVWVLLGLVGVLATGPALRQVLTEEQARAVLPALPITAKATGLYGVLVAVGFALG; encoded by the coding sequence GTGCTCGTTGCCGTCGACTCGGTGCTCGTTGTCGACGACTCGGCGGTCGTTGCCGTCGACTCGGTGCTCGTCGTCGGCGACTCGACGCTCGTTGTCGACGAATCGGTGCTCGTCGTCGGGAGCCTCTCGTTCGTTCCGGAGCCCCCGTCGCTCGATCCGGGCGCGCCCCTGACCTCCATGGCGTCCCCACAGCTCTGGATCCAGGCGGCGCGGCCCAAGACCCTGACCGCGGCGCTGGCGCCGGTCTGGATCGGCATCGGCTATGCCGCATGGCAGGGCCAGTTCCGCGCATTGCCTGCGCTCGCGGCGCTGGTCGGCGCGATCCTGATCCAGATCGGCACCAACTTCGCCAACGACTACTACGATCACGTGCGCGGTGGGGACACCGCCGAGCGCGTGGGCCCGGTGCGCGTCACGCAGGCCGGATTGATCGCACCGGTCGCGGTGCGCAACGCCGCGTTCCTCACGTTCGGGGCGGCGATGGCGGTGGGCGTGTATCTGGTCGCGGTGGGGGGCTGGCCCATCGTCGTGATCGGGCTGGCGAGCGTGGCCTCCGGGCTGGCGTACACGGCCGGACCGTTCCCGCTCGCGTACAACGGGCTCGGTGACCTGTTCGTGCTGGTGTTCTTCGGGCCCGTGGCTGTGGGGGGCACGTATTGGGTGCAGGCGCTCGAATGGCGGGGCGATCTGCTGGTGGCGGGGCTGGGAGTGGGGGCGCTCTCGACCGCCATCCTGGCCGCGAACAACCTGCGCGACCTGGAGACCGACCGGGTGGCGGGGAAGCGCACGCTGCCCGTGCTGCTGGGGCGGGGCGCGGGAAGGGCGGAGTACGCCTTGATGGTGGCGGTGGGCGCGGCAGCCCTGATCGGAGGTGTCCTCACGGCCGGTTGGCCGGTGTGGGTCCTGCTGGGCCTCGTAGGCGTGCTGGCCACCGGACCCGCCTTGAGACAGGTCCTGACCGAGGAGCAGGCGCGGGCGGTGCTGCCTGCGCTACCCATCACCGCCAAGGCGACCGGGCTGTACGGCGTGCTGGTCGCCGTGGGGTTCGCGTTGGGGTGA